One stretch of Chryseobacterium sp. LJ668 DNA includes these proteins:
- a CDS encoding TonB-dependent receptor domain-containing protein translates to MKTPLLIAAIFFTGLTFAQEKKQDSLKTKKIEEVVLTKQVFKKQSDRFVYDVAASPVTKGNTTFDLLRQTPLLSTTDDKTLKIAGKNNALIYINGRKTNMDAESVTQFLKNTPAENIQKIEVITVPGSEFQVESSDGIINIVLKKKMSDGLSGNMRMSNSQNKYNASSASFSTNYRKDKLGISANLYGGENIQAQSYVLRNGNSTSSNQSVGDIDDPNQYIGGYLNLDYQLTDKSNLALSWNSSANKSYNSTVNLFNTVRSFDEVNNSYSTNYTYSRNKEDARSYNNSVNLNYELKTDSLGSKLNVNAAYLNFKRFQFTDNKTILSDATGNNGAIGQTIYQNLPQIINNFSGTVDYIQKFKNDFTLAVGGNFNKTKTDNDTKNDAFMAGNNIPISTPNHFIYDENIYGAYLTLEKKFSDKFSGKIGTRYEMTNSLGTSDNAAPEYRRIERDYNNILPYLSFNYAINDKNNISYAFSSRMRRPSFWELNPVRNILTEYNYTQNNPFVKASSTYNQELTYMYKSSYFLILNHSYFKDQITQVPLQGYAKSMDGTISEQNVLRYIRTNFGDKQEMSAMLGIQKSFFKQYLTLNFNIGVQHNVNNGVLAADPTNGDIFLDKDGNQIVYRNNIKSTSVLIQTNNTIRLDKKKTWFLGVNYFYVDKQQIELGMLKDLMSLDLSIKKNWNDWTFALNVNDVLKTNVVEIEDYQANGNYNYVKNDQYRFGGTFSITYNFGNQKVKKVRDIEGASDAIKSRTR, encoded by the coding sequence ATGAAAACGCCACTACTCATCGCCGCTATATTTTTTACCGGGCTTACTTTTGCTCAGGAAAAAAAACAAGATTCACTAAAAACTAAAAAAATAGAAGAAGTTGTTTTGACCAAACAAGTCTTCAAAAAGCAAAGTGACCGTTTCGTGTATGATGTTGCAGCTTCACCGGTAACCAAAGGAAATACAACGTTTGATTTATTGAGACAAACACCATTACTTTCTACAACGGACGATAAAACATTAAAAATTGCAGGAAAAAACAATGCGCTGATCTACATCAACGGAAGAAAAACCAATATGGATGCAGAATCTGTAACTCAGTTCTTGAAAAATACTCCTGCTGAAAACATTCAGAAAATAGAAGTGATTACTGTTCCGGGAAGCGAATTCCAGGTTGAGTCATCTGATGGAATCATCAACATCGTTTTGAAGAAAAAAATGAGTGACGGGCTCAGCGGAAACATGAGAATGTCTAATTCTCAGAATAAATACAATGCAAGTTCTGCAAGTTTCTCTACCAACTACAGAAAAGACAAACTGGGAATCAGTGCCAATTTATATGGCGGAGAAAATATTCAGGCTCAATCTTACGTGTTACGAAACGGAAACAGCACTTCTTCTAATCAGTCTGTAGGGGACATTGATGACCCAAACCAATACATCGGAGGTTATCTGAATCTGGATTATCAACTGACAGACAAGAGCAATCTAGCTCTTTCATGGAACTCATCTGCCAATAAAAGCTATAATTCGACAGTCAATTTATTTAATACCGTTCGTTCTTTCGATGAGGTCAACAATTCTTACAGTACAAATTATACGTACTCAAGAAATAAAGAAGATGCACGTTCGTACAACAACTCGGTGAATTTAAACTATGAGTTGAAAACCGATTCTCTGGGCAGTAAATTAAATGTAAACGCTGCTTATCTGAATTTCAAAAGATTTCAGTTTACCGATAACAAAACCATTTTATCTGATGCAACAGGAAATAATGGTGCAATAGGCCAAACTATCTATCAAAACCTGCCACAGATTATTAACAATTTCTCAGGAACAGTAGATTATATTCAGAAATTTAAAAATGATTTTACATTAGCTGTAGGAGGGAATTTTAACAAAACCAAAACTGATAACGACACAAAGAATGATGCTTTTATGGCAGGTAATAATATTCCTATATCAACACCAAACCATTTCATTTATGATGAAAATATTTATGGTGCGTATCTAACGCTTGAAAAGAAATTCTCTGATAAATTTTCTGGAAAAATTGGTACCCGATATGAGATGACCAACAGCTTGGGAACATCAGACAATGCCGCACCGGAATACAGACGAATCGAAAGAGATTATAACAATATACTTCCTTATCTGAGTTTCAATTATGCCATCAATGATAAAAATAATATCTCTTATGCATTCTCTAGCAGAATGAGAAGACCAAGTTTCTGGGAACTGAATCCTGTAAGAAATATTCTTACGGAGTATAACTACACCCAAAACAACCCTTTTGTAAAGGCATCTTCAACTTATAATCAGGAATTGACCTATATGTATAAGAGTTCTTACTTTTTAATTTTAAATCATTCTTATTTTAAAGATCAAATTACTCAGGTGCCATTACAAGGGTATGCAAAATCTATGGATGGTACCATCAGCGAACAGAATGTGCTCCGATATATCAGAACCAACTTTGGAGATAAGCAAGAAATGTCAGCCATGTTAGGGATACAAAAATCATTTTTTAAGCAATATCTGACGTTAAATTTCAATATCGGTGTGCAACATAATGTAAACAATGGTGTTTTGGCAGCAGATCCTACCAACGGAGATATATTTTTAGATAAAGACGGAAACCAAATTGTTTACAGAAATAATATCAAATCAACAAGTGTTCTTATTCAAACAAACAATACCATTCGCTTAGACAAAAAGAAAACCTGGTTTTTAGGCGTCAACTATTTCTATGTAGACAAACAGCAGATTGAATTAGGAATGCTGAAAGATCTTATGAGTTTAGATTTAAGCATCAAGAAAAACTGGAACGACTGGACATTTGCCTTAAATGTAAACGATGTATTAAAAACCAATGTTGTTGAGATCGAAGATTATCAGGCTAACGGAAATTACAATTATGTAAAAAACGATCAATACAGATTTGGAGGTACTTTCAGCATCACCTACAACTTCGGAAACCAGAAAGTAAAAAAAGTGAGAGACATCGAAGGTGCATCAGATGCCATCAAGAGCAGAACGCGTTAA